Proteins co-encoded in one Streptomyces showdoensis genomic window:
- a CDS encoding cell wall protein gives MRGAEQEIAHTASRRTGPRRWLRSTRWLIQAGYHPRANRTTLAVAEDLAARMDYDTGHARYCLDEMAARLGINRATVKRHVAVLRELGALVWVVHGTKTNVRRALGLTGYAGTATIYAAVIPPVYDRAMGHRIIGSGYEARALATPPKPVDNPPVENRCAPPSLVSVDEEGQVQVVGGEEDTTRKRARRTASTSTDNKRNSNGGAARRSPAQVARELQETRLVRALVNWTQGERRLRRLAFVLRPLFDRGLTGQQIADELSGMCLGWRPKHPAAFIRSTLAQDAARLAELDSASHEEGPRNAVGDWAGCALPVAEGAGIDVAEGEIDLSTEDLAEMQLQATSDLGIVRAWIATAGEDGARKVYGDRLVRLAQLEISTNIRINPWKDATYA, from the coding sequence GTGCGCGGTGCCGAGCAGGAGATCGCGCACACGGCGTCCCGCCGGACGGGCCCCCGCCGGTGGCTCCGCTCGACCCGCTGGCTCATCCAGGCCGGCTACCACCCACGCGCCAACCGCACGACGCTCGCCGTCGCTGAGGACCTCGCTGCGCGCATGGACTACGACACCGGGCACGCCCGGTACTGCCTCGACGAGATGGCCGCCCGCCTCGGCATCAACCGGGCGACCGTGAAGCGGCACGTCGCCGTCCTCCGCGAGCTCGGCGCCCTCGTCTGGGTCGTGCACGGCACCAAGACCAACGTCCGCCGCGCCCTCGGCCTGACCGGCTACGCCGGCACCGCCACCATCTACGCCGCGGTGATCCCCCCGGTCTACGACCGCGCCATGGGCCACCGGATCATCGGCTCCGGCTACGAGGCCCGCGCCCTCGCCACCCCCCCGAAGCCTGTGGACAACCCGCCTGTGGAAAACCGCTGTGCGCCCCCTTCCCTGGTCTCGGTAGATGAGGAGGGTCAGGTGCAGGTAGTGGGTGGTGAAGAAGACACGACGCGCAAGCGCGCGCGGCGAACCGCATCCACCTCGACCGACAACAAGCGCAACAGCAACGGCGGGGCCGCCCGCCGTTCTCCCGCTCAGGTCGCCCGGGAGCTCCAGGAGACCCGCCTGGTCCGCGCCCTGGTCAACTGGACGCAGGGCGAGCGGCGGCTCCGGCGGCTCGCGTTCGTGCTGCGGCCGCTCTTCGACCGGGGTCTGACCGGGCAGCAGATCGCCGACGAGCTCAGCGGCATGTGCCTGGGCTGGCGTCCGAAGCACCCGGCCGCCTTCATCCGCAGCACCCTGGCCCAGGACGCCGCGCGCCTTGCCGAGCTCGACTCCGCCTCGCACGAGGAGGGCCCCCGGAACGCCGTCGGCGACTGGGCTGGCTGCGCTCTCCCCGTCGCTGAGGGAGCCGGGATCGACGTCGCCGAGGGCGAGATCGACCTCAGCACCGAGGACCTCGCCGAGATGCAGCTGCAGGCCACCTCCGACCTCGGCATCGTCCGCGCCTGGATCGCCACCGCGGGCGAGGACGGCGCGCGCAAGGTGTACGGCGACCGGCTCGTCCGCCTGGCCCAGCTCGAGATCTCCACGAACATCCGCATCAACCCCTGGAAGGACGCCACCTATGCCTGA